Genomic DNA from Synechococcus sp. UW179A:
CGAAACACACCCGTCGGTGTTGGAGTCTTGGGGTCACCAATCGCCACCGGCCAGCGCCCGATGGACTGTCCAGCGCGGATCACACTGATGCGACGCTGCTTGAGATCGAGATGAATGCTGGTCTCAGCATTCACAGAATGCACCTTCGCTGATGCAAACAGCGGTAACTGCAGCTGAGGCGAAGCAACTGCTGGATCCGGTGCAGCTAGGGCTAAAGAAACAGCTCCAACGGCCAACACAGTGGAGCAGCCAACGCACTTGAGACGCATTACCAGACAGCCAAGACTCACTGGTCTCAACGTATCCATTGGCCGGAGAAAAAACCGCACACCAGTGGAGGACTTTCTGAAGAAATCAGCTCAAAGCTCAGCCGGATGTTTTCAAGCTTTCGCTCATCAAGGAACAATCCACTGGCCCGAGCAATGCCAGAACAACTTCAGTGGACCGAAGCTGAAGTTCGATCCGTTCCTCAGGCCATCAAGAGCATCGCCACAGCAGGCGGAGGACTGCCCCATACTGCCGACTGGTCAGAGCAGCCCACTGAACGGAGCAGTTGCCACCCAAAAGTCAGTCCCTGCATCAGCCTCTTGCTGATGCAGGGGTAGATGGCCAGCATCAAGACGTTGATCGCATAGCCGCTTGGAAATTAATCGACGAGCTTGGGGTCAATCTCAGTGACATAACGAGCCTCACAGGTCTTGATGATCTCGATAGCCTTCTCCGTGCCGAAAAAGCCATTCACCGTGCAGGTTCCTGGCTTCTTCAGATCCTTGTAATGCTCCCAGTAGTACGTAGTTTCCTTTTTCCAGTGCTCACCAAGGTCTTCAAAGCTCTTGATGTGATCCATGCGCTTGTCATCCGCCAACACCGCGATGACTTTGTCGTCAACCTCACCTCCATCGTCAAAGGTCATGATGCCGATGATGCGAGCTTCAACGATCGAACCTGGAATCAGAGGCTCAGTAACATTCACGATCTCAATATCGAGCGGGTCGCCGTCCTCATCCCAGGTCCTGGGAATGCAGCCGTAAGCGAAGGGATAGGCCAGAGAGGAGTAACCAACTCGATCGAGCTTCAGGTGACCGGTCTCAGTAATTAGCTCGTACTTGTTGATCGTGTTCGAGTTGAGCTCCACGATCGTGTTCAGACGCAACTCGGATTCGTCAGCAAAGGCCGGCAGCACATGCAGCAGATTCGGCATGCTGCGGCTCGGAGCCTGATCGAGATTGGCCATGGAGTACGGCATTCGCAGCGGTGATATTACGAGCACGTCTCAACGGCACCCCAGCATTGAAAAGGGGGGATTCGACTCTGAAAATCACCACAGGCTGATTCAGCACCAAGCACGGAGCAATGGCATCAAGCCCGCGCAGTGCACAACCGCTCCAGCTTTGCTTCCAAATAGTTCAGGAAGGGATCACTTGAGAGAGATCGACCGGACACCTGCTCCACGAGCTGTTCGGCATTAAGAGCACGCCCTATGGGATGGACGTTGTCTCTCAGCCAACCGAGCATGACGCTGAGATCTCCACGGCGAACATGCTCCTCGGGAGAACCAATCGCCGCCGTCATGGCCTCGCTCAACTGCGCGCTAACGAGGTGCCCAAGCAAATAGGAAGGGAAATAGCCAAACAGACCTTCGCTCCAGTGCACATCCTGCAGACAGCCCTGCGCATCATCAGCGGGGGTGACTCCGAGCAATTCGCGGTATCGACGGTTCCATTCGCTCGGGAGATCGTCTACTGGCAGACCCTGTTCCAGCAGAGCTAGCTCAAGATCCGTCCGCACGAGGATATGAAGTCCATAGCTGAGTTCGTCAGCTTCCACCCGGTTGCATCCCGGCGCCATCGGATTCATCGCTTTCCAGAGATCCGCTGCTGACTCAAGAGGTGCACCCGCAGCGGCAAAGCGTTCCCACCAGAGTTCCGAGAAGGGCTGACTACGGGCCACCCGGTTCTCCCAGAACAGCGACTGACTTTCATGCACCGCCATGGACGTTGCCTGGCCGAGAGGCCAGGCGAACCACTGATGCGTGGCCGTAGGCAGTCCCTGCTCGTACAAGGAATGCCCCCACTCATGCGCTGTGGCCAGAAAACAGGACAAAGGCTGACCCGCCACCACACGCGTGGTGATGCGGAAGTCACGAGGACCCAATGTGATCGAGAAGGGGTGTGGCGAAGCCGCAACGCATGTGATCCCCTTATCCCTGCCCCAGTCGGTAAGCAGCTGATCACAAAGTTGCTGCTGAGTCGATGCAGGCAGATCCCAACTAAGAGAGGACGGTCTGGGACTGCCCTTGAGTTGCTCCAATAGTTCGGGCAAACGCCTGCGCAGCGGCGCAAACAAATCCTGAAGCCGCTCTAGCGTGAGATCAGGCTCGAACGGCTGAGCGAGTGTTTCCCAGCAACTTCGCGGTTCTGCCAACTGACGGGCCTGTTCCTGACGCAACTCGACCATCCGACAAAGAGCCGGCGCAAAAAGAGAAAAGTCGGAACTGCTGCGCGCTTGTTGCCAGAGGTCATAACCCTGGGATTTGGCTGTGGCGAGAGCACTGACAAGATCAGGATCAAGTGCCTGCTGCCGCCGAAGATCCTGCTCAAGCAAATCCAGATTGCGGGCCTGGCCACTGATGGCTTCAGGGCGATCCACACGATTTGCACGAATTCGCCAGTCCTCACGGGCTTCTGCGATCAGTTGCGCATAGTGCTCTGAACTCTGGCGAGCATGGAGCTGACGAGCCAGCAAAGCCAATTGCTCACCGCGCCAGGCTGAACCACCGCTTGGCATTTGGGTGTTCTGATCCCAGTAGAGCGTCCTGGTTATGGAATCCATAACCTGGGTTTCGTGAAGGTGCGAGCCAAGACGATCCCAGGCCGTTATCCCGGCAGCCATTGGCTTCATTGATCTGAAAAGACCTTAACCAGCTTCGAGATCCGAGCACAGACCCCAGAACGAGGAACATTGAGGGCCTGCCTTCTAACCATGCGCCCTCAGGACAACTCCTGATCGTCGCTCGCACTGGAATCAGGTTCCTCACCTTCAGCTCGCAGAGCCTTCTCCAGGGCATTGACCTGGGCTGTTCGCTCAGGTGATTCAACAATCACGTTGACTTGTCGGACAGCGACGAACTTGCGCCACAAAAGAGCGACTAGCCAGGAGGCCGTGGCGAAGACTGCTGCGAAATACAGGAGTCGCATGATCTCCTTAAAGCTGGCTACGAGAATGTTCTAGTTGAAACGGCGGACAAAGGCGGGGGCGAGATCGACACCCCGCTCATTGCAGCTCTTCACCATCCTTAGAAGAGCCACGGTCCTGGTCCCTCTGTTCCTCAAGCGTCAGCCGTTTCAACTGGCGCTGGGCATCCTGGCACCTAAATAGTTCGTGAAATCGATTGATCAGGTAGTCGACATCTGTCATGACCTAAGCCCTCCACCGCAAGCTGACCACTCAACCAGCTCATTGTCTCGCGGATCTGCCGATTCGTTCAGTCCTTGCGGCAATAGCCACCACCCGTGGGATTCCAACCGGACGGACAGCTCTCATCCATTGCCGGGCGAAGGGTGTAGCTCATCAATCCGAGAGCACTGCACTTGCCGTTCGACATGTCGATGTAGCCCATGGGGCACTCAGCAGTGAGTTTTTTGACCACGCGTTGCGCCCTTGCCGGAGGCACTGAAACGCTGACCATTGGAACAAGGATCAGCAGAAGCCAGACCAGTCTGTTGAACATCTGTTGACCAGAACCGCTGCTCACGCTCCAGGCTAAAGCTGAAGTTCAGAGACGATGGCCAATGGCAGCACTGCTCAGCCTTCAGGAACGTGAAGACCTTCGCTCAACCTTGACGCGGTGGCAGGTGGGGAATGAACGCCTCAAACGCCAGTGGCAGTTCAGCGACTTCAGTGAGGCATTCGCCTTCATGACCAGGGTTGCCCTCTTGGCGGAATCAAAACAGCACCATCCCAACTGGAGCAATGTCTACAACCGAGTGACGATCGAACTAACCACCCACGACCTGGGAGGACTCAGCAATCTGGATGCAGAGCTTGCTCGGTCCATCGACGCCCTGCATTGAGCCGCTGCCAAAATGGAATAAGGCAGGGGATTTTTCTATGACAACCAGCGTGAAGCGAGCCGCAGTGCCGGTGACGATTCTCACTGGCTTTCTCGGAGCAGGGAAAACAACACTGTTGAACCACATCCTGAGCAATCAGGAGGGTCTTAAAACGGCTGTTCTTGTCAATGAATTTGGGGAAATCGGAATCGACAATGAGTTGGTGGTCAGCACCAATGAGGACATGGTCGAACTGAGCAACGGGTGCATCTGCTGCTCGATCAACGGCGAGCTGCTGGAGGCCGTGGACCGAATCCTCAACAGACCCAAACCCGTCGAATACCTTGTGGTTGAAACCACGGGTCTGGCAGATCCACTGCCCGTCGCAATGACATTCCTCGGCAGCGAGCTACGTGATTCAACGAGGCTGGATTCAATCATCACCTTGATTGACGCTGAGAACTTCGGAGCAGAGGCCATTGCCAGCGAAGTCGGACGATCGCAGGTGATCTATGGCGACATCCTGATGCTCAACAAGACCGATCTTGTCGATGAAAATCGCGTGAAGGACGTCGAACAACAGCTACGTGACGTCAAGAAAGATGCGCGCATCCTCCACTCAGTGAAGGGAGATGTGCCGCTTCCCCTCCTGCTGAGCGTGGGTCTGTTCGAATCCGACCGGGTGGTGAACGAAGGTCATGACGATGGGCACAGCCATGACCACGGGCACAGCCATGACCACGGGCACAGCCATGACCACGGGCACAGCCATGACCACGGGCACAGCCATGACCACGGGCACAGCCATGACCACGGGCACAGCCATGACCACGGATCCGCTGATCATCTGGCCATCGAAGGCTTCACATCACTGTCCTTCTCAAGCAGTGATCCCTTTGATCTCAGAGCCTTTCAGAATTTTCTCGACAATCATTTACCTGAAAGCGTTTTTCGAGCGAAAGGAATTCTCTGGTTCAAGGAAAGCGAGCGACGTCATGTGTTCCACCTAGCTGGCAAACGGTTCTCAATCGACGACAGCGACTGGAATGGAGCCCGCAAGAACCAACTGGTCTTGATCGGTCGTGGACTCGACCATGACTCACTGAGACATCAGCTCCAGGAGTGCGTTGTCGTGCCTACTGATCAGTAAGTGGAGCTGAAGTTGCCCCGTATCCAAAAAAGATGATTAGGGTGGCATTCGATGAGGAGAGGGCATGGTTGAAGTTCTCGCGGCAGGTGGTTTGTTGATGGCTCTGGCGCTTGCCTTCTGGCTACTGCTTGATTCTGATGACGACAATGGCGGTGGTGGCTTGATGGAGCCGGCACTCGTGCCGATCCCGGTTCGTCGCAACGATCGCTGAACAGCAAGCTTTAAGTTGCTTTCACCTTTAGAACCCTCACCCGGCGTGAGGGTTTTTTGATGCACGCGTCCTGGTTATTGAATACCCTTCTCAAAACGACTTCTTTGTGTGTCTTCCCAGCCTTCCTTCCTCTACACATCGAATTCGTTCCGGCTGGAGAGCCTCACCCCTGCTGGCTTCAAGGAACAGAACCGAAAGCCTGCTGACCCCCTGATCACCAGTTATTACAAGTCATACGAGCTTGAACAGCGATAGATCCTTCATGGCAGATCCTCTGGAGCGAGGAGTTCTCGCCCGTGCGCGCAGCTTGGTCTCAGGCCGCTTTTTGCTGGTGGCCGGAGCCGTAACGATTGCGTTCCTTGCTCTGCTTCCTGTCATCGGTTTGCTAGGTGAAGGACTTAGCGGCGTGAGCAACGGCAATGCCAGCCTCAGACCGGATGGTCTGCTCCAGATCCGCGGAACTGTGTTGCTGCTGTTGGGCACCAGCCTGATGGGAGGCGTGATCGGAACCGCCAACGGCTGGCTGCTGGCGAACTGCCGTTTCCCAGGCCGGCGCTGGCTGCGAATTGCCCAGCTGCTACCACTGGCTAATCCGTCGTATCTACTGGCGGCGACTCTTGTGGATATCGGCAGTCTGGAAGGAATCACCATCAACGGGATGGGATGGGGAATCGTGGTGATGTCGCTGACCACCTACCCCTACGTCTTCCTGTTAAGCACAGAAAGCTTCACCATCTGCGGACGCCGGCAACTGGAAGCCTGCCGTTCGCTGGGAGTGGGTCCTTGGAACAGTTTCCGGCGGATTGCACTGCCCATGGCACTGCCGGCGATCGGTGCTGGCATTGCCCTTATGGGCATGGAGGTTTTGAATGAATATGGCGCCGTGCAACTGCTCGGCATTCCCAGTCTTTCGGCTGGAATTATCGAGGCCTGGAGAATCGAGGGCAATCCCGCTGGTGCTGTGGGTCTTGCTCTGATCACTCTCTGCATCGTGATGTTGCTTCTATTCGGCGAACGCAGACTGCGCAGCCGCAGCCGCCGCTGGTCTGAAGGAGTTGCAGGAGGAGAGTCTCCTGCATGGATGCTGAGCGGCGGTCGGGCCTTTGCAGCCCAAATACTGGGAGCTGTTCCTCCCCTGATCACGCTTGGCATTCCACTGTTGTGGGGCGCAATGAACTGGCAGCAGTTGGCCACCGGCCTGACACCCGAATTGCTGCTGCTCACCCTGCGCACTTTGGGCCTCGCACTGGCAGCGACCCTGCTGGCGGGCCTGGCCGCAATGTTGCTGGCCATTGCCAAACGCTGGAGTCCTGCCAAATGGCTCAGAGGTGTGACTTTTCTGGCGGGTATGGGCTACGCCATTCCAGGGGCAGTTCTGGCTTTGGCTCTGCTGGTGATCGGCGGACCCTGGCAGCTCTCTCCAATTCTTCTCCTGCTCTGGGGATACAGCGATCGCTTCCTCGCAGTGAACAAGGGTGGCATTGATGCAGCGCTGGAACGACTCTCCCCCAGCCTTGACGAAGCAGCAACAGGGCTGGGCTTGCGATGGCCGGCCGTGCTCAGGAGGGTTCATCTGCCGCTTCTACGAGGCCCGATCCTTGTTGGCAGCCTGCTGGTGTTCGTGGACACCGTGAAGGAACTGCCGCTCACATTCGCGCTGCGACCTTTTGATTTCGACACGCTTGCTGTGAGAGTTTTTCAGTACGCAGGTGATGAACGACTCGCCGCTGCGGTTTGGCCTGCACTGATGATCCTGATCCTCGGCCTGATTGCTTCATCAGCTCTGGTGCCCCGATTGGATCGTGATACGGAGTAGAGGTCGGGATCAGAAGGCGAAACGATTGGGCACACAATCCGGCCCACGCTGCGGAGCCAGAACCGACAGCCAGCTGCTCTGAAAAGGATGAAAACCATCATCACTCACCAGCAGCAGAGGAATTCGTCCGTCTCGCATCGCTGGCCCCCAGGCCATCCCCTCCCAGTTGGCTGGTGGCAGACCATTGGCCAGCAGATCCCAGCTTTGCAACGCTTGAATCGGCGGAGCCGAAGGTGAATCACTTCCTGGTAGACGCAGAATCTGGAGATGGGCAGACCACCCTGCAGGCAAGTCAAAACTGCGCAGTAGCACCAGAACTGCTGGGCCTTCTCCCACGGCCAGCAGTTCGGTCAAGCCCAGCTTGCGAATTGCCGCAGCACCCGCGGGTCCGATCTCAACCCCCCCATGGGGCTCAAGCCGATGATCTGCACCGATGCGCAAACGAGCGAACCGCACCCAGTCCTTGCCCTGCTGAGCCTTGTCCTGAATCAGTGGGGCCTCGGCTGCCATGACCAGATCACCGGATGCCATTTGCGTGAGAGCTTCAGGCCCTTTGTTGGCAGCAAGGCCCTGCCCCCCTCTCTCTTGCCAGGAGCCAAGTAGAGGAACCTCGCTCTGCAGGCGTCCATTCAAGAGGTTGTAACTCTGAAGTCTTGCCCTTCTTTCTGGGCGTCGGCGCCCCTCGCTGACAATCCAGATCTGCTGGCCAATAAGCACCAGCCCCTCACCATCAAATTCAGCCTGCAGAGGTAACCCCTCTCGCCCCCTCAACAGCAGACGTCGACCACCTTGCAGGGATGCCTGCTCACCTTTCAGTAGGCGGCTGAGACCAGTGAAAGACACCAAGTAGCCCCTGGTTGCGTCGCTCAGCAACCAGAGACGGTCCTCCTTGCGCTGATAGGCCACAGCAGAGAAGCCACCAACACGATCTCCATCCAACCCTCTGTCTGGGAGTTCAATGTTGCGAATCAACTCCCAGCCAGCTGCCAGAGGGCATGGAAGTGCCAGTGCTGGCGATGGCAAAGCTGGCAAGGCTGCGGCCATCATGTTTTTAGGTACCAAGGTCGATTGGAACATCATCACCACAGCAACGTCCACGACCACGTCCACGACCACGACCACGGCCACGACCACGGCCACGGCCCACAAAGTCGACAAGCATTCCGCTGGACGGTTCTGCTCAATGCCAGCCTGAGTGGCTTGCAGATCGCCGTGGGAATTGCCTTCGGATCGATCGCATTGATCGGCGATGCCCTACACAACGTCGGCGACGTGATGGGACTCCTGCTGGGCTGGGGAGCGGAGAGCCTGAGCCAGAAACCTGCCAGGGGGCGGTTTAGTTATGGCTTCGGCCGCTCCACCCAGCTGGCAGCCGTCGCCAACGCCGTTTTAATCCTGATGGCCTCCGCCGTGGTCTGCGTGGAGTCCATCCAGCGGTTCCGACAACCGGAGCTTGTAGTGGCATGGCCGGTCGCCATTGCCGCAGGCGCTGGCCTTGTCGTGAACCTGGTCTCCGCCCGCCTGTTCGGTTCAGATCACCATGGTGATCTGAACCGCCGAGCTGCTGCTCTTCACCTGCTCGGGGATGCAGCGGTCTCAGCGGCGGTGCTGCTGAGCGCCTTGGTGACCTCCATCACCCGCTGGACATGGATTGATCCCCTCACAGGTCTTGGAGTCGGCCTAAGCGTGGGATGGCTGGGGATCATGTTGTTGCGCGATGGCCTCGCCGAGCTGATGGATGAAGTTCCCCATCGGATTGATCCAGCCGCCGTTTTGGCCGATCTGCAAGCAATGCCAGGGGTGCAGGGAGTCCATCATCTGCATATTTGGTCCATCGGTGGAACGCGTGTGGCCCTTACTGTTCACCTGCAGAGGGATGCATGCCTGAGCGATCAGGATCCCGAGCTACTGAGCGGGGTTCGCCAGGCAATGCACCACAAAGGCATCGAGCACTGCACAGTTCAGCTTGAGGAGCTTGATGAAGACTGCGGAGAATCACTCAGCTGAGTTACGCGCAGGGCGATCACACGATCCATTTTCACTCCTGCCGCAGCCAGCAGATCCGCAAGAGTGACCACGAGGCGATAACTGAGTGCCACGGCGAGGAGTGCTGCCTCCGGCACGGAAGAACCCAGGCGCAGCAGCAGAACCGCCTCGAATACACCAAGCCCCCCTGGAGCAGCGGGAACCACAAGCCCTGTGGCCCAGGCCAGGGCAAAGGCTGCCATCCAGCTGCCCATCGGCAGCACCGGGGTCAGCCCAAAGACCTGAATGCAGCACCAAAAACCGGAGAAGCGTGAAGCGATGAACACCAGCTCCGCCATCAGTGGAGCCCAGGGGTAATCCTTGCGGCCACTTCCCAGCTCTTCCAGGGGAGGCAGGGAGGCCAGAGTGGCGTCGGAGCGGTTGAGTTGGCGCAAACGACTGCGTTCAAGCCTGCAAAGCAAGGGCTCTCTCCAGCGTGGAAGCAGGAGCAGAGCAGGCAGGGGCGCCAGCAAGGCCAGTCCGTTCTGCCAACCACCGAAGGGCACCCAGAGCAGGGCCGCCACCGCCATCAACATCGGCTCGAGCAAGACGGACACGAGTGCGGGCCCCGTCCCGATCGAAGGCCCCAAAGCCCGCACACGCTGAAGGAAGTGCCACACCCCGCCGGGCAGGTACTTGAGCAGATTGCTGCTCAGATACAGAGGCAGCAGCGGTATTGAGCCCGTGCCATGTCCCAGCCAATCCACGAGCATCTGCCAAGCGCCCGCATTCACGAGCAAGCTCAGCCAACTGAGGCCGAGGGCCAACACAAGCCACCACCAGCCTTGCGTTGTGATCGACAGCGAGCGCAGTCCCACGGCATGACCAGCCAGCGCCCAGCCCACAAATCCAAGCGTTAGCAGGGTGATCCACAGCTTCAGCCCTCCCGGGAGCTTCAGTGAAGGCAGGGATCTGAAACGCTTCAGCATGTCCACTCCTGCTCCGGATTGAACGGAAGCCTCTCTTGTGAAAGCTTCTGCCACAAAGTCTCCGGAGAGAGTCCAGCCCGATGTGCGAGTTGCTGAAGAGCATCCCGCTCGGGCTTCACGGACTGAGTTCCATCTGGCTTCAACATTTGCTTGGCCGCCAGCTCACCCCAAGGAGTGCTGAGAACGCCTCGACGCCGGGGAAGCACCCAGCGCCCCTGACGCCGCTCGCGCAATCCCAGGGTTGGACTATCCCTCCACCAGATCAGGCGCAGGTCCGCTGCCTGCTCGGGCAGCACCAGAGCCGTGACGGCAGTTCCTGGACGCCCCTTCTTCATCTGCAGCGCAGAACAGGCCACATCCAAAGCACCTGCATCACGCAGCTGCTGAATCAGCCATGCCAAGGCTTCAGCCGAAACATCGTCAATCCAGGCTTCCTGAACAGTCAGCTCCTGCCAACGGGGCTGGTTGGATGCAGTGGGCGCCTGGGGATGCTGACGGATGAGGCGCAGCAGGTTGGGACGGTCCAGCTGACGATGGCCCAGGCCAGTTCCGATTGCCTCGGGAGCTAACTGTTCTGGCCATCCAAACCCATCTGCCAGCACAGCCATCAGAGCCAGACCTGTCGGAGTTGTCAGCTCAGCTTCCGGCCAGTCATCGCCCCAGCGCAGTTCCACAACATGACGTCGCGCCAGTTCGAGTACTGCTGGAGCAGGGACTGGCAGCAGGCCGTGAGCCGTAGCAACTCCGCCCCGGCCTGCTGGAGGAGGAACGCACCAGAGCGAGATCGGATTGAGATGCTCGATGGCAGCACAAACCCCAACCACATCCACAAGGCTGTCAATG
This window encodes:
- a CDS encoding L,D-transpeptidase: MRPVSLGCLVMRLKCVGCSTVLAVGAVSLALAAPDPAVASPQLQLPLFASAKVHSVNAETSIHLDLKQRRISVIRAGQSIGRWPVAIGDPKTPTPTGVFRVETKLVNPQYESTKSGRVHPVTGPASPLGHRWIGFLQQGPNQFGIHGTPWPHWVKIRAAVSNGCVRMLNAHVQKLYELVDVGTPVMITR
- a CDS encoding inorganic diphosphatase; translation: MANLDQAPSRSMPNLLHVLPAFADESELRLNTIVELNSNTINKYELITETGHLKLDRVGYSSLAYPFAYGCIPRTWDEDGDPLDIEIVNVTEPLIPGSIVEARIIGIMTFDDGGEVDDKVIAVLADDKRMDHIKSFEDLGEHWKKETTYYWEHYKDLKKPGTCTVNGFFGTEKAIEIIKTCEARYVTEIDPKLVD
- a CDS encoding carboxypeptidase M32 produces the protein MAAGITAWDRLGSHLHETQVMDSITRTLYWDQNTQMPSGGSAWRGEQLALLARQLHARQSSEHYAQLIAEAREDWRIRANRVDRPEAISGQARNLDLLEQDLRRQQALDPDLVSALATAKSQGYDLWQQARSSSDFSLFAPALCRMVELRQEQARQLAEPRSCWETLAQPFEPDLTLERLQDLFAPLRRRLPELLEQLKGSPRPSSLSWDLPASTQQQLCDQLLTDWGRDKGITCVAASPHPFSITLGPRDFRITTRVVAGQPLSCFLATAHEWGHSLYEQGLPTATHQWFAWPLGQATSMAVHESQSLFWENRVARSQPFSELWWERFAAAGAPLESAADLWKAMNPMAPGCNRVEADELSYGLHILVRTDLELALLEQGLPVDDLPSEWNRRYRELLGVTPADDAQGCLQDVHWSEGLFGYFPSYLLGHLVSAQLSEAMTAAIGSPEEHVRRGDLSVMLGWLRDNVHPIGRALNAEQLVEQVSGRSLSSDPFLNYLEAKLERLCTARA
- a CDS encoding 4a-hydroxytetrahydrobiopterin dehydratase yields the protein MAALLSLQEREDLRSTLTRWQVGNERLKRQWQFSDFSEAFAFMTRVALLAESKQHHPNWSNVYNRVTIELTTHDLGGLSNLDAELARSIDALH
- a CDS encoding GTP-binding protein, encoding MTTSVKRAAVPVTILTGFLGAGKTTLLNHILSNQEGLKTAVLVNEFGEIGIDNELVVSTNEDMVELSNGCICCSINGELLEAVDRILNRPKPVEYLVVETTGLADPLPVAMTFLGSELRDSTRLDSIITLIDAENFGAEAIASEVGRSQVIYGDILMLNKTDLVDENRVKDVEQQLRDVKKDARILHSVKGDVPLPLLLSVGLFESDRVVNEGHDDGHSHDHGHSHDHGHSHDHGHSHDHGHSHDHGHSHDHGHSHDHGSADHLAIEGFTSLSFSSSDPFDLRAFQNFLDNHLPESVFRAKGILWFKESERRHVFHLAGKRFSIDDSDWNGARKNQLVLIGRGLDHDSLRHQLQECVVVPTDQ
- a CDS encoding iron ABC transporter permease, whose amino-acid sequence is MADPLERGVLARARSLVSGRFLLVAGAVTIAFLALLPVIGLLGEGLSGVSNGNASLRPDGLLQIRGTVLLLLGTSLMGGVIGTANGWLLANCRFPGRRWLRIAQLLPLANPSYLLAATLVDIGSLEGITINGMGWGIVVMSLTTYPYVFLLSTESFTICGRRQLEACRSLGVGPWNSFRRIALPMALPAIGAGIALMGMEVLNEYGAVQLLGIPSLSAGIIEAWRIEGNPAGAVGLALITLCIVMLLLFGERRLRSRSRRWSEGVAGGESPAWMLSGGRAFAAQILGAVPPLITLGIPLLWGAMNWQQLATGLTPELLLLTLRTLGLALAATLLAGLAAMLLAIAKRWSPAKWLRGVTFLAGMGYAIPGAVLALALLVIGGPWQLSPILLLLWGYSDRFLAVNKGGIDAALERLSPSLDEAATGLGLRWPAVLRRVHLPLLRGPILVGSLLVFVDTVKELPLTFALRPFDFDTLAVRVFQYAGDERLAAAVWPALMILILGLIASSALVPRLDRDTE
- a CDS encoding esterase-like activity of phytase family protein encodes the protein MSTLWAVAVVVAVVVVVDVVVDVAVVMMFQSTLVPKNMMAAALPALPSPALALPCPLAAGWELIRNIELPDRGLDGDRVGGFSAVAYQRKEDRLWLLSDATRGYLVSFTGLSRLLKGEQASLQGGRRLLLRGREGLPLQAEFDGEGLVLIGQQIWIVSEGRRRPERRARLQSYNLLNGRLQSEVPLLGSWQERGGQGLAANKGPEALTQMASGDLVMAAEAPLIQDKAQQGKDWVRFARLRIGADHRLEPHGGVEIGPAGAAAIRKLGLTELLAVGEGPAVLVLLRSFDLPAGWSAHLQILRLPGSDSPSAPPIQALQSWDLLANGLPPANWEGMAWGPAMRDGRIPLLLVSDDGFHPFQSSWLSVLAPQRGPDCVPNRFAF
- a CDS encoding cation diffusion facilitator family transporter encodes the protein MEHHHHSNVHDHVHDHDHGHDHGHGPQSRQAFRWTVLLNASLSGLQIAVGIAFGSIALIGDALHNVGDVMGLLLGWGAESLSQKPARGRFSYGFGRSTQLAAVANAVLILMASAVVCVESIQRFRQPELVVAWPVAIAAGAGLVVNLVSARLFGSDHHGDLNRRAAALHLLGDAAVSAAVLLSALVTSITRWTWIDPLTGLGVGLSVGWLGIMLLRDGLAELMDEVPHRIDPAAVLADLQAMPGVQGVHHLHIWSIGGTRVALTVHLQRDACLSDQDPELLSGVRQAMHHKGIEHCTVQLEELDEDCGESLS
- a CDS encoding lysylphosphatidylglycerol synthase domain-containing protein, which encodes MLKRFRSLPSLKLPGGLKLWITLLTLGFVGWALAGHAVGLRSLSITTQGWWWLVLALGLSWLSLLVNAGAWQMLVDWLGHGTGSIPLLPLYLSSNLLKYLPGGVWHFLQRVRALGPSIGTGPALVSVLLEPMLMAVAALLWVPFGGWQNGLALLAPLPALLLLPRWREPLLCRLERSRLRQLNRSDATLASLPPLEELGSGRKDYPWAPLMAELVFIASRFSGFWCCIQVFGLTPVLPMGSWMAAFALAWATGLVVPAAPGGLGVFEAVLLLRLGSSVPEAALLAVALSYRLVVTLADLLAAAGVKMDRVIALRVTQLSDSPQSSSSSSS
- the larC gene encoding nickel pincer cofactor biosynthesis protein LarC yields the protein MKPGVAASYVVDCPTGLAGDMLLASCLDLGVSPEVIHAPLRALGFENSYGLRVEEARNGGLRGLRLDVELREEHPPHRHWGELRQRILTAALSPLLREKVLSVFTALAEAEAAVHGIAAEEVHFHEVGAIDSLVDVVGVCAAIEHLNPISLWCVPPPAGRGGVATAHGLLPVPAPAVLELARRHVVELRWGDDWPEAELTTPTGLALMAVLADGFGWPEQLAPEAIGTGLGHRQLDRPNLLRLIRQHPQAPTASNQPRWQELTVQEAWIDDVSAEALAWLIQQLRDAGALDVACSALQMKKGRPGTAVTALVLPEQAADLRLIWWRDSPTLGLRERRQGRWVLPRRRGVLSTPWGELAAKQMLKPDGTQSVKPERDALQQLAHRAGLSPETLWQKLSQERLPFNPEQEWTC